The nucleotide sequence ACTCGGCAACGGCAACACGAAGGCGATCAAAAACGAGTAGATCGCGATGACGGCCAGCCCGAGTGGGCCGGTCGCTGAACGGACCATGTCTTCAAGGACGGCGTAGAACCCCGAGAAGAACCCAGCGCTCGACAGAAGCGCGTCCCCGAACGGATCCACCAACCCCTGGGCGATGTCGCCAACGATGACGAGTGGGAGGGCACCATTCACGCGGAAGGATTACGGGTGGGTTGTCGTAAACCTTAATATTCTAACCAAGCAGCGACCGGCTCAATACCAGTCCAGATCCGCAACGAACGACCGGAGCATCGACCGGGTGACGTGGGGCATACAGACGACCCGCATCTCCCCGGAGCCGGTTTTCGTGACGCGCCAGCCCCGATCGCGTAGCTGCTCGATCAACGACAGCGAGACGTCAGCGGCCAACAGCGGGAGTTCGGGGCCGACGACCGTATAGCCGCGATCGGCGAGTGCGTCGGCGAGCCACTCGGCGTTGTCCATCGACGCGTGGTACTGTCGACGATAGCCCTCGGGCCACAGCGCCTCCATGGCGGCGACGGCGCTGGCGACGCCCGCACCGCTTCTGGTCCCGGTCAGCGTCACCTGCGAGCGTGACTCCAGATACGGCGTGTCGATCGCGAGTTCGTCGAGCAGATCGCTCGAGCGCGCGAGAAAGCCGCCCGCGGGGACCGCAGCCTGCCCCACCTTGTGTGGGTCGATCGTCATCGTGTCGATGTCGGCGTGACCGAAGTGCCACGCGAAATCAGTGAACGGGAGAAAGAACCCGCCGAAGGCGGCGTCGACGTGCATCAATGCGTCCGCGTCGGCCGCCAGGTCCGCGAGTGCG is from Halorhabdus sp. BNX81 and encodes:
- the mfnA gene encoding tyrosine decarboxylase MfnA, whose amino-acid sequence is MQRAEPQDFERVLSSMCTEPHPAAREAAQRFLATNPGDPGTYQTVTDLERQAVDLLGEITGLGNPAGYVTSGGTEANIQAVRIARNRAETTDPNVVVPDSAHFSFTKAAEMLDVELRRIPTTDYRADVEAMADAIDDDTVAVVGVAGTTEYGHVDPIPALADLAADADALMHVDAAFGGFFLPFTDFAWHFGHADIDTMTIDPHKVGQAAVPAGGFLARSSDLLDELAIDTPYLESRSQVTLTGTRSGAGVASAVAAMEALWPEGYRRQYHASMDNAEWLADALADRGYTVVGPELPLLAADVSLSLIEQLRDRGWRVTKTGSGEMRVVCMPHVTRSMLRSFVADLDWY